CACATAGCCTATTCAGAAAATGTAGGCCAATACAGTGACAGACCACGCAATGCCTAATGAAATGCTTGGAGATGATTACACTACTGACAACACACTGATGTGGCTGGATAATTACAACTTCAAATGTATCAAGATTGAAGAATAACAAATTCTATCTTACCGATTTAGTTGGAGGTACTGCCGACGTCCATTCAGGGAGCTCAACCTATCCTTGGTAAACAAATAGTGGGGGGAGACATGCCATTGCATGAACCTTTCCCCCTCTCACATGCTTTAAGGGGAGGAGTTTACCGTTAAATAAGAACCACAGAGTGTGGTGTTCACAGACCTTGTGCTTTCTGGTATttgtcaggaaaaaaaaaaaagctctttGAAAACTGGATTGTAGCCCTATCCACAAATAATGTGTGCTTCTGTGGATTTAAGTGGAAGTTAGCCAACCGGGAGCATTGCAAGCCCCTAAAGGCCCCTTCTCCCTGTTATTCTTTTGTAAGCTCAACAAGTAGGCTAATCATTAGGTAATACTTTAAACTTTCATTTCAGAAAAGTTAtgcattcatttaatttggGGGGGGTTAATATAAGTGGTTTACTTTTAGATCAGGTCTAGACTAGATACAGTCATGTGGAAAAGTACACCCATtgtaatgttgtattttttttccttcatatTGGTACATTTGAGCCAAATTCCAATTACATTAATTGATGACCCAAGTTAACAGACACGCAAACAAATCAACTGTAGGTAAGAGACAAAATCATCCTACATGGGAGATCAGGAACCccctgcaataaaaaaaaactacatatgAAGACACAACTGACGTTTTCCAGACAGCACATGGGTAAAGAGGAAAACTACTGGTACAATGTGCTGTGGAatgatgagtcaaaggtggagtcgTTTGTTCGCAATACCAGAGACCATGTTTGGTAAAAACATTGCCTTTGAACATACAGACCTCACACCAAGCTTGGAGACGGTGTCATTACGATTTGGGGCTACTTTGCTATGTCTGGGCCTGGCCAATTTGCAAGTCAACCATGAATCAATTGCAAAATGAGTGAGAATGCGGGGCCATCTTTCAAAAAAGCTGAACTGAACATGAATCTTCCAACAGGTCATTGAACAAAAAGCAAATCTACAGCGGAATGTCTCAAATAGAGGAAATGGAGGGTTTTGGAATGGCCgtgtcaaagcccagatctcaatcttaTGAAAATGCTTTAGGGGGAATTGAATCAGGCTacgcatgcaagaaagcccttgaATATGACAGTAGTAGCAAAAAAGAGTGGGAAAAGATTCCTCCCCGTAGATGCAAAAGACTGATAGACAATCACAAGAAAAGGCTAAAGGAAGTTATTTCAGGTAAAGGGGACAACACCAGATTGAAGCTAGGGGTCTACATATTTTGTTTGTacaatgaaattgcatttctgttcatttagATGAATTATATAAAGAACattaaagaacattttcattcaaTAAGGGGCACAGCTCCTGCCAGCCACTGTCGAAATGACAATGACAAACAACATTCACTACCGTtccaaagtttggggtcacttagaaatgtccttgttttccatgaaaacatacatgaaaggagttttaagaggaaatatagcaaaattagGTAAtacagtaattgacaaggttagaagtATTGACTTGAAAtagtaattgtgtccttcaaactttgcttttgtgaaaagaatcctccatttgcagcaattacagccatgaagACCCTTTGGCATTCTAATTGTCAGTCTCTTGAGGTAATCTAAAGAGATTTCaacccatgcttcctgaagcacctcccacaagttttttttttttaaacaataagaTACACAATTCATGGTTGCACATATCAATTTCAATTACTAGTAtgtagacatttcattttaaaggtAAAAGTTAAGAATCCAAATGGCTCTGAATGAAAGAAACTGAAAGTACAATGCAAATGTTCGTATTTTTAGCCTGAAAAGTAGTTTCACAAACCATATCTTGATCTCACAGAGCCACATGGAAACCTAGAACCAACAGTAAGCCACTCATCTGAATATTACATGACCATAGGCTACTCACAGTCATTACCGTCAATGTGGCCTTCATATAAATTGCTAGCAGACGCTGAAGTATGTTCCATCCTCTCCACCGTCGCTGTGAGGTCCATAAGGTTCTCATGAAACCCCAGCCACTCTATCAATGGACAGTATGACATCAACATCTCTGAACAGGGGAAACACTGACAGGTGAGAGTTCTTTCATGACAGAAAAACTGGAAGTGAGGGGTTAGTCCTCTCCATTGACCAGCACAAGCTGGGGGATACTTGTCTTTGGTATCTGATGCTATTGTTACATTAGCTGTCAAACAGAAGTCCTTAGTCAAGCAGTTACAGGTGACAATGATGAACTTCCTACAGAATAATACATTAACTTTAGAGTTTACATTGACATGTTTAAAAGCAGTACAGGTATAAGTTTAGAGACATCTAAAAGAAGACTAAGAAATAGTAGGACTAGGTAATTTCAATCAcctaaaaacacattatgcagTCCTGGGTTTTGGATCATTGCTATCTGGGCATAAATCCAGTCCATGTCAAAGTGCAGAATGTCTCTTTGTGGTGCTGCTAAATATACCTTAATGCAGTATTTGCCCCCTCGGAAAGTGAGAAATGTAGTTTCAGTGAGAACAACTACAGGTGAAAGAGCTGCACACAAATAATGGGGTACAGAATTACACACTAATACATATTATTCACTACAATGTATAGCTGGAGGGATAAAAGCAAGTATCTGCAATTTTGGTGTTACTgtacttgtttttttacttgttgTTTTCTTACCAACAGACGTGTGTTGGCGTTGTTGAACAAAGTCCAAACCAACGCTGTTTCATTCTCCTCAATTTCTTCAACGTCTATTTCAAAACAGCAAGAAAGAAGACACTCAAACCTCTCATTCTCCGTTTAATAGGAGAGTTTTGTTGCGATTTTTTCATACAACGTGTAGTTAGCGTACTCCCATTAACTGCTTTACTCTGATTATGGGTTAATTTGCTTGAGCATCGATAAGCACATTAGCACCGCCTACAGTTCCGAAGTACTTCATACGGGAAGACAGGCGCGGCCAGCCGGCCACTCGGGGGCACCCGTGACTAGGTATATGTATTTAATGcttggaaaaatattttgtcaatttGCAGGGGAATTGCCCAGTCCGTGCATTTTAAGTGTTCAATCCACTTATTATCTAAACGGAGTTGTTTTACATCATCgtcaatattttaaataattccaCGGCTGCTATTTAAAGCCCAGTTAACGTCGACGTCATGAAATGTGCTTGGTGTTGTGAGTGGGCCATTGATGGAAAGCGTGCACGCGTTTATTAGTTTGATCGAACCTACCCGGCGTAGAGACAAATTATACATTTCCAATGTTGCCTTCCGGTGGGTTTTTCGCACATATAGACTGTCCATTTTTTAAACGCGATCTCTGTCAGCGGCCCCACTGTCTGTACAAGCATGTCAAAGACAACCGAGGAATGTTTGACAGCCACCAGCATGGACCATCATCAGTGGCAGGTCAGTCAGTAGAACAATACGTTAGTAACTTTTCACCTTGGTCTACTAAGTCCATAGTTTCGTATATTTTTGCCTTTAGTTTTGCCCTAGTTGGAAATGAAGTCCTACTTCATTCTCAAATGAAAGTAGCCAGTAGTGGCTGTAGCAAATAGGCATGTTGTTATGGAGGAATTGTGTAATGCAATATTATTTGGCagtttttgggggaaaaaatttaatttGGAAAAATTGTGTAACATGTATGTGCTTCCATTTTACATTGTTAGACAGTTAATTTTCAGTTTACTATTTTTCCTAAACAGGTGTTAGTGAAACATATTCCACTTCGGTTAATGGAGTCCCACCGGGCAATGAGGCAAAAGACCCTTGCCTTTTGGAGTTGGAAAGGATCAACAAAGAAATTGAGACAGTGAAGAATGAGGTAGAGAAGGAGCAAAGGAGATTATCCCGCTATCAAACTGTCCAGGTGGACAGTGAAAAAAAAGAGTCCAAGAAAGCCTTGATTACCAAATCTGAAATGTCAGGAAAAGATCTGAACGGAAATAGAGTCAAATCTTCCCAAAGGCAGTCCGCCACAGCCTGTTCTACTGCTAGGAAGAAGTATGTGGTTGACACCTCCAAACCCAGGACCGATTTGGAATATGATCCTTTATCCAACTTCTCTTCTTCTTTGGGATCTAGCTGTTCTGAGCATAAACCAGGTAGCAAGAAGAAAGGGAAAGGTGGGCAAGATGTGAAGACGACAATGGGGCTTGTTTGTAGGGAGGaccagactgagacagagctcaCTGTATCACCGCCTGGTAGTGACAAACTAGCGGATGACTCTGACGAAGAAGGGGTCCTCATCATTGATGTTCCACCCCTGGAGAACGATAGGAAGAAGATTAGAGCTAAGAAGCACTGTAACCCCGCCACCAACAAACTACAGGACGAGAAAGAAAAAGTTCACCCGGTTTCTTCCGCTGACCCTGCTGTGTCTGGGGCTCCGCTGGCTACTGCTCTTACAGTGTCTCTTCCTAGTCCTGAAGATGTCCAAGTGTTATCCCTGCCTGCTGCGTCTGATGCTGTGAAAGGTGATGACGTCGATGCTTGTGGCCTATCCAGTAGTTCCACCAGTCAGGAACACGAAGGTAAACCGAGTGCCGAGGGCGTCTTTGACAACTTGTCCAAATGCTTGGAAATGCTTAGAAGTGAAAGCGAGAGAATAGTTTGTTACAAAGAGGCTGAGGCCACTGCTGAAAGTGACTGTAGCCAAGAACCCGAGCGTCCCGGAATGAGTGTGTCATACACTGGTCCAGTTGTTAGGGAAGATGTCAGCTTATTGATGCCAGAGCCTGGATTACCTGGAAGTGGGCTTGCCTCCAACTGTGTTGAGAAAATCTGTCTTGCTCAACCCAGTGACGTCTCACACGGACATGCATCTTCACTGCCTGATAAGGTTTTAGCACCTCCTGTCTCCTCGCCCTGTGAACTCCCCTTTCAGACCCAGAGAAATGAGCAGCAGGCAGAACCGAGCTCGGCTCAGAGTTACTGGTCACCTGTGCAAAGTTCATCGTCAGTGCCGTGTCTTCAGAAAATACCGGGCCAAACACCAGATCTTGATTTTCCCATCTCTGAAGTTCCGACACAGAACTTTCTAGAGCAAGCAGCCACTTCTGCTGGTATCACTCATAGGCCGACTACACTAGAGACTAATGGAATAGAACTGCAATCGGGTGCTTTTGAACAACTTCCCAAGGAAGCAGTGTCTGATCAACTGGTTATTGACTGTAGTTCTGAGGAGCTAGAGTATTCTGAGCTGTCTGATAGTGACACAATGGAGGAATGCTACCGTATATTCATGGAGGATGAGAACAAGTGTGAAGGGAAATCTACAGAAGAGGCTGGTACACCTGTAAgtaacagccccccccccccaccaaaaaaaacatgtggaaTTGCTGGAATCGTCCAAGTAGACAGAAACATGTCTTTGCCTGTTTCAGGTAAGTGCTGTGGATGTGGAGATGCCAGGGCTAGCAGTGAAACCCAAATTGTTGCCTGGACCCAGGAAAAGGTTGGCCCATGTTTCCAAGTATACTGAGGTATGCTGTTGAATGTTAAATCTCTAGCATATTATTAACTTTTTACTGTGGTTCATGGCACTCTTCTTGTTGAACACTTTAAAAAGTAGAGGTTCCTGGAGTATCAATTTGTGGAACATTATATTCAAATGGGGGGAACCCATGCAGTTTCTTTTCAAAACTTTTATAATGGGTCCCCAAAGAAACCTTTCAGGGTTACTTTTTGAATTTCCGTTTAACTCATTGGGGTTCCATCATTCCAATTGCAAGATCCCCTTAGGCAGCATTCTTCATAGCAAGGTTTGTGGGCACCATTGCATTAAGGATTCCATTGATTTTCTTGTGTGTGCCCTCGCTTCCCCCAAATAATCTTCCAGAATCCTTTTAACAGTCTTCCTCCTTGTACCATAGTCATCGGTGGCCAAAACCAAAGCTCAGGTGATCGTTCCCTTCAGAGGAGGAACCCCCCAGTCGTCCAACCCCTCGAAGATCCAGCAGCTGCAGCAGAGGGCCTCCATGTTGTCAGCTGCTCTGAAAGGAGGCCAAGCGTTTGCCTCGGCAAATACGCAGAGGAAAGGGGTGACCATGGCTTCTTCGTCTCATCAAGCCACTCATCAACCAAATTATCAGCCCACTCATCAGCCCACTCATCCAGTTCAGTACCTCACTCATCAACTCATCCACCAGCCCACTCAACTCATCCATCAGCCCACTCAACTCATCCATCAGCCAACTCAACTCATCCATCAGCCCACTCCCCACCCTACTCCTATGCAGAACAGTAAGGATGGACATATTCAGGAGTCTAACTGTAATGTGTAAATTATGCTTTTATGAGTAATGTACCAACCACTGTCATTTGAAACTGGTGATAAATTACGACGGGGGGGGCGTGTGATTCttcaaaagtgtgtgtgtgtgtttaatatgTATAAAATACCTTATACATATTTTGGCTGTTTGATGCATTAGTGTATCACTGCATATGTCAAATGCATCTTATTTCTGTCAGTGCATAACACCAATTATTGCTTATTTTCTCACTGCTAGCTTGTGTAAACGTCATACCTGTGGGAACAGCCATCCAGGTGGGCAATAACCTGCACTTCATCCTTCCAGAGGGAAGCTACTCTCTGCCCATCAGTTCAGCTAGTTCTCCAGTCACCTTAGCCTGTTCCCCGATCCGTTCCACAATCAATACGCCAATCATACCAGTTACCCCTGTTTCTGTACAACCTCAGCCTACTGCCTATATCCCTGCAAAAGTGAGTATCAACCTGAAATGTAGAGGTGTAATGAAGAAGAGAAAAATCCTGCATTAATTGATATTGACACAGTTACTGTATTGAGCAAATCATTTTCTTTAGAGCTTGCAGTCATTTTGTTAATCTGTTTCTTCTCAAGTTTAAAATCCTTGCTTTTACTGCCTATGCAGCCCATTCCCACCAAGCGTAAAGCCAGGGTTCGTCCTGAGGTTGGTGCCAAAGTGCCACACGACGTACGGCAGCGCTATGTAAACCTGTTTGTTGAGGAATTCCTAAAAACGTCTGTCACTGTACAAGATGCTTTTGAAAAGGTCTGTACCCAACAATGAATCTTTAATATAGATTAAATTTCTGGTTTCCCATATTGTTTCCATAACCTATTGTCTGTTTGTTGGGCACTGGTGTTTATTCTAGGCCCTCACGGAGGAGAAGACTGTGTATGATCGCAGCATTAACAAACTTAAGTATCTGAGTGTTGCAGTAAATGCGCTGAAGAGGCTGAAGAACCAGAGCACAGTCTCTGTCAAAGGTGGCACATTCCAGAGGCTGAgtgaatgcattttaaatagatctgtattttttttaagtacatttaATTGTTAGTACCATGTGTAGTCGAATAAATTAGTTGGTGCTGGACATTGTTTGGGTAGATTGTTTCTAGTCTTGACAAGGTATTGATTATCTTTATTTACTGCTTGTTTGCAGCTGGAAATAAAACTGATGTACAGATATCCAGAGGAAACATTCCACTCAATACCAAAGCTCTTTGGGGAATTGGTTAGTGTCATGCTTCCCTCCGCACacaatttgtatttgtttaatgCTTTTATGACACCTCCCATGACTATAACTTAGCTTTCCTATTCCTTTTCCGTGGAAAGGGGATGCTGCATTGTATGAAAGTTTGAAGGAGCACATTCTGTCAGAGGAAGTATTGACCGAGAATAACTATCCCCTTCAGCACCCAGAACAAGCAGGCTGTGCCATACTGTATCGTGAAGATCATAAGAAGGGAATCACTGATTGTGAGTACTGTATGAGGTGCTGCCTTTTTTTGGTCCTGTGTTGCTCAGTGCTGACCAATGGTGAACATTGACCTGAAGATAGAGATGTTTAGCCATAGGCATACAGGATTAAGTTAATGTTGATAGGTAGAACAGGGAAGGTTTGAGTTGGAGTGCTGTCAAAGTCTGATCTTTTGGGCAAATGTAATTCAGAAGAATCTGAGGTTACAAGTCTTCAAGCAAATGAAGCCCACTTCCCTTCTGCTGTTACCGTGCTCTCAAGTGGATAAAT
This portion of the Esox lucius isolate fEsoLuc1 chromosome 13, fEsoLuc1.pri, whole genome shotgun sequence genome encodes:
- the zgc:152968 gene encoding RNA exonuclease 1 homolog; amino-acid sequence: MLPSGGFFAHIDCPFFKRDLCQRPHCLYKHVKDNRGMFDSHQHGPSSVAGVSETYSTSVNGVPPGNEAKDPCLLELERINKEIETVKNEVEKEQRRLSRYQTVQVDSEKKESKKALITKSEMSGKDLNGNRVKSSQRQSATACSTARKKYVVDTSKPRTDLEYDPLSNFSSSLGSSCSEHKPGSKKKGKGGQDVKTTMGLVCREDQTETELTVSPPGSDKLADDSDEEGVLIIDVPPLENDRKKIRAKKHCNPATNKLQDEKEKVHPVSSADPAVSGAPLATALTVSLPSPEDVQVLSLPAASDAVKGDDVDACGLSSSSTSQEHEGKPSAEGVFDNLSKCLEMLRSESERIVCYKEAEATAESDCSQEPERPGMSVSYTGPVVREDVSLLMPEPGLPGSGLASNCVEKICLAQPSDVSHGHASSLPDKVLAPPVSSPCELPFQTQRNEQQAEPSSAQSYWSPVQSSSSVPCLQKIPGQTPDLDFPISEVPTQNFLEQAATSAGITHRPTTLETNGIELQSGAFEQLPKEAVSDQLVIDCSSEELEYSELSDSDTMEECYRIFMEDENKCEGKSTEEAGTPVSAVDVEMPGLAVKPKLLPGPRKRLAHVSKYTESSVAKTKAQVIVPFRGGTPQSSNPSKIQQLQQRASMLSAALKGGQAFASANTQRKGVTMASSSHQATHQPNYQPTHQPTHPVQYLTHQLIHQPTQLIHQPTQLIHQPTQLIHQPTPHPTPMQNTCVNVIPVGTAIQVGNNLHFILPEGSYSLPISSASSPVTLACSPIRSTINTPIIPVTPVSVQPQPTAYIPAKPIPTKRKARVRPEVGAKVPHDVRQRYVNLFVEEFLKTSVTVQDAFEKALTEEKTVYDRSINKLKYLSVAVNALKRLKNQSTVSVKAGNKTDVQISRGNIPLNTKALWGIGDAALYESLKEHILSEEVLTENNYPLQHPEQAGCAILYREDHKKGITDSLKRICCRCGATYSVNQMGKHMRKEECNYHSGKGVENKVPGGVETRYSCCEGVVGCPGCQVFQLHVHDAVSLDNFVTTLPKPVTDTACPGVFSVDCEMCYTTLGLELARVTVVNSSLQVVYDTFVKPANEVIDYNTRFSGISEDDIRGSSTSIQDVQETLLSFVSAETILIGHGLEADLCALKLFHGTVVDTSVSFPHRLGLPHKMTLHSLTADYLRRILQESVGGHDSAQDATACMELMLWKVKEEGKTKRW